The Canis lupus dingo isolate Sandy chromosome 11, ASM325472v2, whole genome shotgun sequence genome includes a region encoding these proteins:
- the LOC112643457 gene encoding cytochrome c oxidase subunit NDUFA4-like, translating to MTLLSSRPYRNLVFSSPAQEASATIMLHQIISQVKKHQHLIPLFIFIGARGTGAALYVLHLALFNPDVSWDRKNNTEPWNRLGPNDQYKLYSVNVDYSKLKRVQTSK from the coding sequence ATGACATTACTTAGTTCCAGGCCTTACAGAAACTTGGTTTTTTCTTCTCCTGCACAAGAGGCCTCTGCCACAATCATGTTACACCAGATCATCAGTCAGGTCAAGAAGCATCAGCACTTGATCCCCCTCTTCATATTTATTGGGGCAAGAGGTACTGGAGCAGCACTGTATGTCTTGCACTTGGCATTGTTCAATCCAGATGTCAGTTGGGATAGGAAGAATAACACAGAACCCTGGAACAGACTGGGTCCCAATGATCAATACAAGTTATACTCAGTGAATGTAGACTATAGCAAACTGAAGAGGGTCCAGACTTCTAAATGA